Genomic segment of Pseudomonadota bacterium:
GGTACCCTCGCTTCACCAGGGCGCTCATCAATGTCGACTTGCCGGCGCGGCGATCGCCGGTGAACAGAACCAGCTCGTCACCCGCCACGATGGCGCTGGCGTGAAGAGGGAAGAGGTCGCGCTGGTGCAGCACGGCTCCCAGGGCTGATGTGGTGATCCAGCTCTCCAGACGGGCTGCGTCGTGTACCGTGGCCTGGTCGATGATGATTTCGCGCCCCTCTCGGATCCAGAGGCGTGGGCCACCCACAGGCTGTATGAGCAGCTCTCCGACCCGTCCCTCGACGGCCGGGCTGCGCAGGGTGGCCTCGGTTATCGTGGTGGGAGGATTTCCCCATCGGATTGTCACGTCCGGGGGAGAGGGGAGGGCCGGAGACAGCGAGGTGAGTGGCACGATGGATGCCACGCTCAGGCCGAATGCGCGGTAGGCGTGGGCGGGCGCCTCCTGCCCTTCGGTGCAGGTCGCCGCCGACTTCCGCTCGCGTGCAGGCTCGAATGTCATGGACGGGACTTCCCTCTCGCTCGAGCGGTCCCTTTCGGTCTGTGCTGGCCCGTGTGCAGCCAGACGTGGGCGTCAGTTCACGGAGCAGACGATGGAGAGCGCCTGGCCGTGGCCTGCGTCGGGTCTTCGATGAGGCCATGGGTCGACGTGTACTGCGGGAAGTTGGGCGGAACGTTGCCGCGATGGGTGTGGTTTGCACCGCTGCACACCACGGTGTATGCGCCGACGGACTTGCCGTCGGAGAGAAGGCTGCGCGAGGCGGCATAGCCGCCGCTGTAGGTGTCTGCGCCAGCCGATGTGGGTTCTTTTGGAGCTCGGCGCGTCATTCAAAGGTTGGCGTTCATCTCTGCGTGGGGTGCGAACGAATTGGACGCGCGACGGCGCAGGTCCCGTTGGTCAGCATGCGTTGTGCGCGGGACGAAGTCGCCCGGTCTCCTGTGAGCGCGGTCTTGACCGAGCAGGGGTGTAGAGGGCTTTCTCGTAGAGTGACCCAGGCGGTGTGACATCGGCGTGTGGGTGACGAACCCGATGTGCCGAACCGTGAAGACGATGGGCGCGCGAGCTCGGTCTCTGGCCTCTGATCGGCGCGTTATTCTCGAGGAGGCGGCGCTCATGTCGACAGATGCGATTGACGAGATGGCAGCTTGCGTCGCGGGGGCGCAGCGCATCGTGGTGATGACGGGGGCGGGCATCTCCACCGCCTCGGGCATTCCCGATTTTCGCGGAAACGAAGGCTTCTGGACCCGCCATCAGCCAGTCTACTATCAAGACTTCAAGCGATTCGAAGACAAGCGCGCCGAGTACTGGCGCTACAAGCTCGAGTTCTGGCGCGCCTTCGGTGGCGCGAAGCCCAATGCCGCCCACCTCGCGCTGACGAGGCTCGAGCAGCGCGGGCAGCTTCACGCGCTCATCACGCAGAACATCGATGGGCTGCACCTTGCCGCGGGGAGCTCACCCGAGCGCGTCATCGAGATTCATGGGACCAACGCCGAGGCCGAGTGCATCGCGTGCGACGTTCGTGTCGACCCGGTACCGCTGTTCGAGGCGTTCGAGGCCACGGGCACGGTTCCGCGCTGCGCGTGCGGGGCTCCGATGAAGCTGGCCACCATCTCGTTCGGGCAGTCGCTCGATGCCGATCGGCTGCGTCGCGCCTCTCGTGTGGCGGCCGAAGCTGATCTCTTCCTCTCGCTGGGGAGCAGCCTCACCGTCGAGCCCGCGGCGTCGATCGCGCTCATCGCCCAGCAGCGCGGCACGCCCTACGGGGTTGTCAGCCGCGGGGAGACCGGGCACGATCACGTGGCCACGTGGCGCATCGATG
This window contains:
- a CDS encoding NAD-dependent deacetylase, which produces MCRTVKTMGARARSLASDRRVILEEAALMSTDAIDEMAACVAGAQRIVVMTGAGISTASGIPDFRGNEGFWTRHQPVYYQDFKRFEDKRAEYWRYKLEFWRAFGGAKPNAAHLALTRLEQRGQLHALITQNIDGLHLAAGSSPERVIEIHGTNAEAECIACDVRVDPVPLFEAFEATGTVPRCACGAPMKLATISFGQSLDADRLRRASRVAAEADLFLSLGSSLTVEPAASIALIAQQRGTPYGVVSRGETGHDHVATWRIDADLAEVLPRIVG